GCTCTTTAGTTAGGCATCCCATAAGGGTTGCAAGATTTGAATCCACATGATGAGATTTGTGGAAAAGAGGCGGCTGGGCTCACTCATCTCTCTAAACCTTCATTTGGTCAACAAATCCACATCAGATCATGATTACCTCAAGACTATAAAGCACCTGAGAACTTAGAAAAATATGTGGAATGATCAGCCGACAGGGTGTAGGAATTGGCCAACCAACATTCTTTGATGAGTGTGCCTTCGTGTTTCCCACCAAAGCTTTGGAATTAAAGCAGAAGATTAGGAGCGTACAGATGGATTACCAACTTATTAAGTAAAGATGACGCAGTCATTATCTCATGCACAGTTCGCGAAAAGGATGCATGAAACTGAAGCACTTTGCCAATGAAGTTAGGCACAAGTCACTATGAAAGAAACTCACTTTTCTTGTGCAGTTCTGTTCTTTCAAAGAGAGTTTATTGGGACAAAAACACCTTCTGCATTGTTGCAGATTAAAGAACACCGACAACTAGCAAATCAACAGTGCATGGAGGAGAATACAAGATTAAAGGCCAAAGAGTTGATTATAATCTCATTGGCAGAAGAACTGTTTCACTTGATCTATACATATATGcttgaacacacacacacacacacacacagagcgaCAGGAACACGCCTTGATCGAGAAACTACGTGCATGAATCCTAATACGGCATGCTTATCTCGTCGAGATCATCCAAGGACAAGAACACCTCGTCCAAGCACGAAAGCTCGGTCTCCTCGACGCCGAAGAAGCTCGCCTCCTGGACTCGGCAAATTGCGAGGTTAAGATCCTGGCGAACAAAGGGAGATTCAGTGAGAGATCTATTACAGGGAAAGATAGCGTGAGGGCTTAATGCACTCACCGGTCTCTTGTTCCCTCTGGCTCTGGATGCAGAAGAACTGCTGTTTCTGTTGGTTCTGCTACTGGGAACAGCAGCGCCGTCCTCCAAGAGTCGGTATTCATGCATCACCCAACTGGTTTTTACCCCCAGAGGGGCTTCTCCTATGTGGAAGACAAGACTAGTCTTTGTACCGACATCCTTGTCGCCGCTCGTGACCGTCTCCTTTGCTCCGACCGGCATCCAGTAGCCGCTCGGCGAGACCTTGTTTACGGTGGCGTGACTGAAGAAGTAGCAGTGGTTGCCTCCTTGCAGGGCTTTACCTAAAGGTTACGTATCGATACAAAGTGATGGGTCCAAGTCATGCATGACGATCGAGCAAGAAGAACAGGTGAGCACTGTTAAGCTGACCATTTAGTTGCCATGGATCGAAGCGGCGGAGATCAAGGAAGGGGACGATATCAGGCTGGCATGGCAGACGCGAAGCCTTGCGGGAGAGGAAATGGACGACGAGCTCTTCATCGGTAGGGAAGAACCGGAAACCAGGAGGGAGGTCACTCATCCTGACAACTTGTATCAATGGcggtggaagaggaagaagaagatgaggatgATCCAGGAGCTTATATGGTGCTAAGATTCATGGCCGTGGTGGATATAGCAGACGTAAGAGACACGGGTTTGGAGACCAAGAGAGTAGAAAATGGAGGTGGGGTGCCGAGCAAGAGATCAACATGGAGAAGTTAATGATGGCCGAAGCCCCCACATAACATTTCCCTGCATCAAATCATGCGTGCAAGCACACACACCCCAATTATCGTGGGGGTCCTATGGTGCTTCTCGACTGTGTCAAACTGGTATCTAATGATGATGGAGCTTAACAGTACGTACCTTGCTCCCATGTACTGTATCAGAGTATTCTCCTATCATTGACCTTACTGCAATATCTATTACCTAAATCATTCCCAATCTGCTCTTCTGATTAGTAAAAAGCTCACACATAGCTATAGCTCTCATCAAGTGAGCAAAAGTAAACCAACATAAAGATTTGCTGAATACAAAGATCGATAGGCCACAAGAATTCCCCCATGAAAACTAGGAATTCTTTCGAAACAAAGACTGTTATCTGCACACCTCATGCCACCGCAATAAGAACGTCATCAGTGAGCCCCTTCCTCTCAGTATGATAGTACTGTTGATCACAGAGCCTCCAACAAAGGAGGCATGGTCTTGCCTTGTTCTGGTGTCAAACAAGGGGCAATGATTGCTGTAGCTAAGAGGCCTGAGACAGAGAGATAGAACCACTTTTGGGTGGGGGATTCAGGTGCAGATAGAACATGGCGGACTCCAAAAGTCCAAGCATCGTGCTCCGGTGCTGTTCTTCCATCGTGCTGTTCGCGTAAGTATGATGCAACCTGTCGTACATGTCCAGATCAAAGATCACACCACAGATTCCAGAGTTTGACATGCTTTGTGGGCATCGTTCATGATGCCTTGGCATTCTGTCGAGCACTCCCATGACGCCACGCTCACCATTGGCCTTGCACGAAGCACGGACGAACCCGGATGCGTGCCTCGCCGAGTTGACTGACCTCTCCTCTACCGAGCATcctttctgaagcatttcatcaaGCAGCGGCGATGGTGTGAAGGCGTTCTACGTGTTGGATCCTTATTGGATCCGGTTCCACTAAAGTTTGGGTCTTACTCGGGTTGAAACCCGAACCCGATAACCCAATCCAACGCGTTGATTCGCCAAGCGAAGCGATGCACGTCCCGATGTAAAGGAAGCACCCACCGAACGAAAGGCGCTTCGCTTCGTCTCCATGGCAGCATAACGCAGAGCTTTAAGAGTCGTGCTTCTCTCCCACCTCCTCCACCAAAGAATCCATTGCGCCAGCCTTCCCTGCCTACGAAATGTGTCACCCGCTATCTTAGAAAAGATCATATACAAAGtcatgaatatatgaaagtgataaatatataattaaaaaaattatttctgataAGAATTAAactaagaagatagaaagataaaaattgtaaaagaaactatgaaatgtataagatgtaattgtctagttcattttgatagtgagctcttgatagctatttatacatacTCAGCAGAGAAGGTATAcatattcagcatggaggatttttctcaactgcaagattgagcttccatcaaggatatcgatcttggaccgatgagatgaaaaaagtttgcgggcgagaggctttgtgagtcagTCTGCTAGCTGATCagctgtatgtacgtgagaaacacggagttgatgtttgacaacttgatcttgcatgaagtggaagtcgatggcaatgtgtttcatgcgggaatgaaaCACTAgattagcacataagtaggtagctccaatattatcataatatattgtaggaataactatGGAGTTGacattgagttccttgagcagatttgtgacccaattgagttcaataGTGACGGTGGCGATGGCACAatattcaacttcagttgtagatcgtgcaaccatcttttgttttttagaactccaacttgaTTGGAGTAGCTctaaggaagacaatgtatcctgacgtagatgttctatcatcaaagttccctacccaatcagcatcagtaaaggcatggagatggagtgaagtatttttgcgaagaaaaatgccatgattaagagtccctttaagatactgcaaaattcgtttgactgcagaccaatgcgtagtagatggtcgatgcatgaattgcgataatttattgacggcaaatgaaatatatggacgagtgagagccaagtactgtaaggaaccAAGGACTTAtcgatattgagtcgaatctgtagcaggactaccatcacataatttaagtgattcactggtagagagaggagttgtaacctctttcgcatcctgcatgtttgtctttgataataaatcttgaatatactttctttgtgataggaagagatctgaagatgtaaatgttgcttccactcccagaaagtagcttaaagttcctagatctttgagggagaattgatcgaccaagtgctttagaaatgcctgagtcttcaaaggatcatttcctgtgacaataatatcatccacatatactaaaagatatattatgcttttattgTGGTGGCAAATGAATaatgaggtatcagacttggaattgatgaagccaattgaggtaaaaaatgagccaagctcgttataccaagcccttggagcttaacaaagtccataaatagctttttgaagtttgcagacatgcctcggatattgaggatgaacgaaaccaggaggttgctgcataaagacatattCAGTAATTGTCCCCTATAAAAAggaattgttaacatccaattgtcgtatgtgccagccctttgagatggccaaactcaggataagacgaattgttgtgggtttaacaacatgactaaatgtctttgtgaagtcgacaccaggtcgtt
The window above is part of the Musa acuminata AAA Group cultivar baxijiao chromosome BXJ2-6, Cavendish_Baxijiao_AAA, whole genome shotgun sequence genome. Proteins encoded here:
- the LOC103988148 gene encoding NAC domain-containing protein 104, with the translated sequence MSDLPPGFRFFPTDEELVVHFLSRKASRLPCQPDIVPFLDLRRFDPWQLNGKALQGGNHCYFFSHATVNKVSPSGYWMPVGAKETVTSGDKDVGTKTSLVFHIGEAPLGVKTSWVMHEYRLLEDGAAVPSSRTNRNSSSSASRARGNKRPDLNLAICRVQEASFFGVEETELSCLDEVFLSLDDLDEISMPY